The nucleotide window CGTACCCGGAGTCGCAGCCTTCACGCCCGCGAGCTGCGCGGCAAGGGTGACCTCGTAGATCTCGCGGAGGAAGGCATCGGGCTCGCCGATGGCAAAGGTGCGCGTCATATCCGAGTTGAAGCCGAGGCGGTGCATGCCAAAATCGATCGTCACCAGGTCGCCGTCGACAAGCACTCGCTCCCCTGCACCGTGGTGCGGCATGGCTGAGTTCGGGCCGGACGCGACGATGCTGTCGAAGCTGGGCCGCTCGGCACCCAGCAGGCGCATGCGGTGCTCGAGGTCGGCTGCGATGTCGCGCTCGGAACGGCCCGCGCGCACTCCGCCGGCTTCGATGAGCTCTGTGAGTGCCTGCACCGACAGCTCCGCGGCCTCGGTGAGGCGGGTGCGCTCGAGGTTGTCCTTGGTCAGGCGGATGCTTTCGATCACCCCGGTGACCGGCACCAAGGTGACCCCATCCGGAAGGGCCTCTTTCAGCTTGTCCAGCTGGGCAACGGAGACGTAGTCCGCCTCGAAACCGACCCTGCGGCCCTCGACAACCCCGCCGAGCAGCTCGGAGGTGAGCTGGCGCGTGATCGTCGCCGGGATGTCCGGGACTTCGGCGGCGAGTTGGGTGGTGTAGCGGCCGTCGGTGGCGATCTTCGCGGTGCGGTCCTTCGACACCAGCAGCGCGCCGTTGGAACCGGTGAAGCCGGAAAGGTAGCGCACATGCAGGATGTTGGTGACCAGCATGTCG belongs to Corynebacterium glaucum and includes:
- a CDS encoding aminopeptidase P family protein — translated: MGMADTRFETRRRKLASELAAKRIDDMLVTNILHVRYLSGFTGSNGALLVSKDRTAKIATDGRYTTQLAAEVPDIPATITRQLTSELLGGVVEGRRVGFEADYVSVAQLDKLKEALPDGVTLVPVTGVIESIRLTKDNLERTRLTEAAELSVQALTELIEAGGVRAGRSERDIAADLEHRMRLLGAERPSFDSIVASGPNSAMPHHGAGERVLVDGDLVTIDFGMHRLGFNSDMTRTFAIGEPDAFLREIYEVTLAAQLAGVKAATPGTELVDVDAAAREVIVEAGYGDYFVHSTGHGIGLEVHEAPSASQTGTGKLEEHMTLTIEPGIYVPGRGGVRIEDTLLITSSAPRVITQYPKELIVL